A region of Ignavibacteriota bacterium DNA encodes the following proteins:
- a CDS encoding T9SS type A sorting domain-containing protein — MWLLLISIIVLGSFNCLCADLRNPELQSNYLIIYHEEYKDDIIDFHKWRETKGYKVTSVNLTDIVNEFPSDNKFDTTKAIQNFTEYIIENWANPKLEYLLLIGSINHIPSVKIESFFHGSTFILEDSVHTDVYYTMIPAKSLREYYFAIGRFPARNRNELVSMFSKTYLYEDNYRKINFSKDVIHVTDLEDSVIFNKFSRALLNYYPNSNRTLRLPFVTEKSLEEFRYDFINALSEGTSFLGYIGHGHQFKWSRSIIIDTEFLDTLSVKSPPFIFYSLSCSHSFDDPEKKSIVEQLISKEDFGAVATVSSSAVTYDAINGFYLEKFLQAFITGDDVTIGSSMTKVRTGNPYFDNIMNLMGDPALKVPYYIIASVYDEINQDDVLIYPNPAIESITIQVNIHPFEHLSIMDINGKEIKNHLVGSNNILTINVNELQSGTYFIKMNQGDKLVLKKFIKL, encoded by the coding sequence ATGTGGTTGTTGTTAATATCAATTATAGTTTTGGGCAGTTTCAATTGCTTGTGTGCTGACCTTAGAAATCCTGAATTGCAATCAAACTATCTTATTATATATCATGAAGAATACAAAGATGATATTATAGATTTTCATAAATGGCGCGAGACTAAAGGTTATAAAGTTACTTCTGTAAATCTTACTGATATTGTCAATGAATTTCCATCTGATAATAAATTCGATACTACAAAAGCAATACAAAACTTTACGGAGTATATAATTGAAAACTGGGCAAATCCAAAATTAGAGTATCTATTGCTCATAGGCTCTATAAATCATATTCCTTCTGTAAAAATAGAGTCATTTTTCCATGGTAGCACATTTATTTTGGAGGACTCTGTTCATACTGATGTATATTATACCATGATTCCAGCCAAATCTTTAAGAGAATATTATTTTGCAATAGGTCGCTTCCCCGCACGTAACCGAAATGAACTTGTAAGTATGTTTAGTAAAACCTATTTATATGAAGATAATTATCGGAAGATAAATTTTAGTAAAGATGTTATTCATGTGACTGATTTGGAAGACAGTGTAATATTTAATAAATTTTCAAGAGCACTTCTTAATTATTATCCCAATAGTAATCGGACATTAAGATTGCCGTTTGTAACAGAAAAATCGCTTGAAGAATTTAGATATGATTTTATAAATGCTCTATCTGAAGGAACTTCTTTTCTCGGTTATATTGGTCATGGACATCAATTCAAATGGTCCCGTTCTATAATAATTGATACTGAGTTTCTTGATACATTATCAGTCAAGTCGCCGCCCTTTATTTTTTATTCGTTAAGTTGTTCACACAGTTTCGATGACCCTGAAAAAAAGAGTATTGTCGAACAATTAATATCCAAGGAGGATTTTGGAGCAGTAGCAACAGTTTCAAGTTCTGCTGTAACTTATGATGCTATTAACGGATTCTATTTAGAAAAATTCCTTCAGGCATTTATAACAGGTGATGATGTTACAATAGGTAGTTCTATGACTAAAGTCAGAACTGGTAATCCATATTTCGATAATATAATGAATTTAATGGGTGACCCTGCATTAAAAGTTCCATATTATATTATTGCTTCCGTATATGATGAAATTAATCAGGATGATGTTCTAATTTATCCGAATCCGGCAATTGAATCTATTACTATTCAGGTCAATATTCATCCATTTGAACATTTATCAATTATGGATATAAACGGAAAAGAAATTAAGAACCATTTAGTTGGTTCAAATAACATTCTTACAATCAACGTAAATGAATTACAGTCCGGAACATATTTTATAAAAATGAATCAAGGTGACAAATTAGTTTTAAAGAAATTCATTAAGCTGTAA
- a CDS encoding T9SS type A sorting domain-containing protein gives MISPNPASDYITIQLSNKGLQPFAAVDKVQIFDMLGIEVAQTPAPVNNMKNTQTGESELLRIDVSHLPAGVYFIKINCSNGACSIVEKFVKM, from the coding sequence TTGATTTCACCTAATCCCGCAAGTGATTATATTACAATACAACTCAGCAACAAAGGGCTTCAGCCCTTTGCAGCAGTAGATAAAGTGCAAATATTCGATATGCTTGGAATTGAGGTAGCACAGACGCCCGCACCAGTGAATAATATGAAAAATACTCAGACGGGGGAGTCTGAGCTACTAAGAATTGACGTATCTCATCTGCCGGCAGGTGTGTATTTCATCAAAATAAATTGCAGCAATGGAGCTTGCTCCATTGTCGAAAAATTTGTGAAGATGTGA
- a CDS encoding T9SS type A sorting domain-containing protein, with protein MEPMGWLVRRITLTAVHPTTGAIIVWKKIVISDGNGGTIFEDQDFNQKRTVPSNDLKSLMSITIFPNPTSEYIYLNTHNFKGTKVNISLYDINFRNVSLLYNDYVNSENLQLLIPNLPSGNYFITLNDGISVISKSISIIK; from the coding sequence ATGGAACCCATGGGTTGGTTGGTTAGAAGAATAACATTAACTGCAGTTCATCCGACGACTGGGGCAATAATAGTCTGGAAAAAAATTGTAATATCAGACGGAAATGGTGGTACTATCTTCGAGGACCAAGATTTCAACCAAAAAAGAACGGTTCCTTCTAATGATTTAAAATCATTAATGTCAATTACAATATTTCCGAATCCTACAAGTGAGTATATTTACTTAAATACTCATAATTTTAAAGGAACAAAAGTAAATATATCATTATATGACATAAATTTCAGAAATGTATCGTTACTCTACAATGATTATGTAAACTCAGAAAATTTACAATTACTTATTCCGAATTTACCATCAGGAAATTATTTTATTACATTAAATGATGGAATAAGCGTTATATCAAAATCAATATCAATTATTAAATAG